A window of the Oryzias melastigma strain HK-1 linkage group LG11, ASM292280v2, whole genome shotgun sequence genome harbors these coding sequences:
- the tbc1d5 gene encoding TBC1 domain family member 5 isoform X1: MQHLNFETCHPLQTDEQQETGFDPLHAFNKNCSRGSLDSSTSSQSQSTFLSYKKEWNDLFLHSNYLARIRQAGISGRLRSSRFRSVCWKLYLEVLPEDKGQWINKTNELRAQYEKIKEMHITNPRKAAGQQDLVVNNPLSQDEGSLWNKFFQDKELKGMIKQDVFRTFPEIRYFQDDDVRTKLTDILFCYARENEQLLYKQGMHELLAPIVFVLHCDHQTFQHASETASPSEEMKCLLNPMYLEHDAYAMFSHLMETAEPWFSSFEREVRKGKEEMLSSIPFARPQDAGPSVAIVTKVNRIQDQLVKKHDTELHMHLNRLEIAPQIYGIRWVRLLFGREFPLQDLLVVWDALFADSITLDLVDYVFVAMLLYIRNALTANNFQTCLGLLMHYPPVEDINALLQKALFLRDPKNNQRPVNYQFQQNLDYYKTRGSDLMNKTRSSSSAKAPLNINKVSSSLLNLGRKLISPAMSTGISPINSEVHSSSSSSVSPASALPPALPHPLAEPPALTPTQSAPQGQNYRLLKSESMPVHLSKDGVSGGVSQGSLPAQAYSDTQGQNPMAISSSPSIESLSGGRGQSTASPPLPPSRGSDVSTSSPPLSATKKDSFFNITRSRSHSKTMGRKETQDEDFEAQISFLQGQINDLEAMSKYCAKMMNSHICKIQEVILQEHLQREDEVLVSLAGLKQIKDILKGALRFNQSQLEAEENDEITIADDHYTSTAAAAETALNTINYHSQQQQQGGDEGGSPNSLLDQGVGAEEPTPPEQQVAQEGKNWDDYILVSQDGDLQAEGGGKAASERSPSIRRERGTVRIEPEGASGTFHDPLMAGTTSGSSSPDEGSTHSKDSDFSIVNPNDL; this comes from the exons ATGCAGCACCTCAATTTTGAGACCTGTCACCCACTCCAGACTGACGAGCAGCAGGAGACGGGCTTTGATCCGCTCCACGCGTTCAACAAGAACTGCAGCA GAGGATCTCTTGACAGCAGCACTTCCTCACAGTCTCAGTCAACTTTCCTCTCTTACAA GAAAGAATGGAATGACTTGTTCCTCCACAGTAATTACCTGGCCAGGATCCGGCAGGCCGGCATCAGTGGCCGACTGAGGAGCAGCCGCTTTCGGAGCGTCTGCTGGAAG TTGTACCTTGAGGTTCTTCCAGAAGATAAGGGGCAGTGGATCAACAAGACCAATGAGCTTCGGGCGCAGTATGAGAAGATCAAAGAGATG CACATCACTAATCCCCGGAAGGCTGCCGGCCAGCAGGATCTGGTGGTCAACAATCCTCTGTCCCAGGATGAGGGG AGTCTGTGGAACAAGTTCTTCCAGGATAAAGAGCTGAAGGGGATGATCAAGCAGGACGTGTTTAGAAC ATTCCCTGAGATCCGATACTTCCAGGACGATGATGTCAGGACCAAACTGACAGATATTCTCTTCTGCTATGCCAGAGAAAACGAGCAGTTACTGTATAAACAG GGCATGCACGAGCTGCTGGCCCCCATAGTATTTGTATTACACTGTGACCATCAAACCTTCCAGCACGCCAGTGAGACCGCCAGCCCCAG TGAGGAGATGAAATGCCTGTTAAACCCAATGTACCTTGAGCATGATGCCTA CGCCATGTTTTCCCACCTGATGGAGACGGCAGAGCCATGGTTCTCCAGCTTTGAGAGGGAAGTGAGAAAG GGTAAGGAAGAAATGCTGTCCAGCATCCCGTTCGCTCGGCCCCAAGACGCTGGACCTTCTGTCGCCATAGTGACCAAAGTTAACCGCATCCAGGACCAGCTGGTGAAAAAGCACGACACAGAGCTGCACATGCACCTCAACCGATTGGAGATCGCCCCACAGATTTATGGCAT TCGGTGGGTTCGTCTGCTGTTCGGTCGAGAGTTTCCACTTCAGGATCTTCTGGTGGTGTGGGATGCTTTGTTTGCCGATAGCATAACTCTGGATCTGGTGGACTACGTCTTTGTGGCCATGCTGCTCTACATACGAAACGCtt taacTGCTAATAACTTCCAGACCTGCTTGGGGCTTCTGATGCACTACCCTCCAGTAGAAGACATTAACGCGTTGCTGCAAAAGGCACTTTTCCTCAGAGATCCCAAA AACAATCAGCGGCCGGTGAACTACCAGTTCCAGCAGAACCTGGACTACTACAAAACAAGAGGCTCTGATCTGATGAACAAAACCAG atCAAGTTCCAGTGCAAAAGCTCCTCTCAACATCAACAAGGTGTCCAGCAGCCTGCTGAACTTAGGCAGGAAGCTCATCTCTCCAGCCATGTCCACGGGCATCTCCCCCATCAACAGCGAGGTCcactcctcatcctcctcctctgtgtcgCCTGCGTCGGCGCTCCCGCCGGCGCTCCCCCACCCTCTGGCCGAGCCACCCGCCCTGACGCCGACACAGAGCGCGCCCCAGGGTCAGAACTACCGCCTGCTCAAGTCGGAAAGCATGCCGGTGCACCTCAGCAAAG ATGGAGTTTCAGGTGGAGTGTCTCAGGGCTCTCTCCCCGCACAAGCTTACTCTGACACGCAAG GCCAAAATCCGATGGCGATAAGCTCCTCCCCCAGCATAGAAAGTCTCTCTGGTGGGCGTGGTCAATCTACCGCCTCCCCTCCATTACCTCCGTCCAGAGGGAGTGATGTCAGCACCTCGTCTCCCCCGCTTTCCGCCACCAAGAAGGATTCTTTCTTCAACATCACTCGCTCCCGCTCCCACAGCAAAACCATGGGCAGGAAGGAGACG CAGGACGAGGACTTTGAAGCCCAAATATCGTTTCTTCAAGGCCAAATTAATGATCTCGAAGCCATGAGCAAGTACTGTGCCAAGATGATGAATTCACACATCT GTAAAATCCAGGAGGTCATCCTTCAAGAACACCTGCAGAGAGAGGATGAAGTCCTGGTTTCACTGGCTGGACTCAAGCAG ATCAAAGACATCCTGAAGGGGGCGCTGCGCTTCAACCAGAGCCAGCTGGAGGCTGAGGAGAACGACGAGATCACCATCGCTGACGACCACTATACGTCTACCGCAGCAGCGGCAGAAACTGCTCTGAACACTATCAACTATcacagccagcagcagcagcagggaggCGACGAGGGGGGGAGCCCAAACTCCCTCCTGGATCAGGGCGTAGGCGCGGAGGAGCCAACCCCGCCGGAACAGCAG GTGGCTCAGGAGGGTAAGAACTGGGACGACTACATCCTGGTGTCTCAGGATGGAGATCTGCAGGCGGAAGGCGGAGGGAAGGCTGCATCCGAACGCTCTCCTTCCATCAGGCGAGAGCGCGGTACGGTGCGGATAGAGCCCGAGGGGGCGTCCGGGACTTTTCACGACCCCCTGATGGCGGGCACCACCTCCGGGTCCTCCAGCCCGGACGAGGGCTCCACCCACAGCAAGGACTCCGACTTCAGCATAGTCAACCCCAACGACCTGTGA
- the tbc1d5 gene encoding TBC1 domain family member 5 isoform X3, protein MQHLNFETCHPLQTDEQQETGFDPLHAFNKNCSRGSLDSSTSSQSQSTFLSYKKEWNDLFLHSNYLARIRQAGISGRLRSSRFRSVCWKLYLEVLPEDKGQWINKTNELRAQYEKIKEMHITNPRKAAGQQDLVVNNPLSQDEGSLWNKFFQDKELKGMIKQDVFRTFPEIRYFQDDDVRTKLTDILFCYARENEQLLYKQGMHELLAPIVFVLHCDHQTFQHASETASPSEEMKCLLNPMYLEHDAYAMFSHLMETAEPWFSSFEREVRKGKEEMLSSIPFARPQDAGPSVAIVTKVNRIQDQLVKKHDTELHMHLNRLEIAPQIYGIRWVRLLFGREFPLQDLLVVWDALFADSITLDLVDYVFVAMLLYIRNALTANNFQTCLGLLMHYPPVEDINALLQKALFLRDPKNNQRPVNYQFQQNLDYYKTRGSDLMNKTRSSSSAKAPLNINKVSSSLLNLGRKLISPAMSTGISPINSEVHSSSSSSVSPASALPPALPHPLAEPPALTPTQSAPQGQNYRLLKSESMPVHLSKGQNPMAISSSPSIESLSGGRGQSTASPPLPPSRGSDVSTSSPPLSATKKDSFFNITRSRSHSKTMGRKETQDEDFEAQISFLQGQINDLEAMSKYCAKMMNSHICKIQEVILQEHLQREDEVLVSLAGLKQIKDILKGALRFNQSQLEAEENDEITIADDHYTSTAAAAETALNTINYHSQQQQQGGDEGGSPNSLLDQGVGAEEPTPPEQQVAQEGKNWDDYILVSQDGDLQAEGGGKAASERSPSIRRERGTVRIEPEGASGTFHDPLMAGTTSGSSSPDEGSTHSKDSDFSIVNPNDL, encoded by the exons ATGCAGCACCTCAATTTTGAGACCTGTCACCCACTCCAGACTGACGAGCAGCAGGAGACGGGCTTTGATCCGCTCCACGCGTTCAACAAGAACTGCAGCA GAGGATCTCTTGACAGCAGCACTTCCTCACAGTCTCAGTCAACTTTCCTCTCTTACAA GAAAGAATGGAATGACTTGTTCCTCCACAGTAATTACCTGGCCAGGATCCGGCAGGCCGGCATCAGTGGCCGACTGAGGAGCAGCCGCTTTCGGAGCGTCTGCTGGAAG TTGTACCTTGAGGTTCTTCCAGAAGATAAGGGGCAGTGGATCAACAAGACCAATGAGCTTCGGGCGCAGTATGAGAAGATCAAAGAGATG CACATCACTAATCCCCGGAAGGCTGCCGGCCAGCAGGATCTGGTGGTCAACAATCCTCTGTCCCAGGATGAGGGG AGTCTGTGGAACAAGTTCTTCCAGGATAAAGAGCTGAAGGGGATGATCAAGCAGGACGTGTTTAGAAC ATTCCCTGAGATCCGATACTTCCAGGACGATGATGTCAGGACCAAACTGACAGATATTCTCTTCTGCTATGCCAGAGAAAACGAGCAGTTACTGTATAAACAG GGCATGCACGAGCTGCTGGCCCCCATAGTATTTGTATTACACTGTGACCATCAAACCTTCCAGCACGCCAGTGAGACCGCCAGCCCCAG TGAGGAGATGAAATGCCTGTTAAACCCAATGTACCTTGAGCATGATGCCTA CGCCATGTTTTCCCACCTGATGGAGACGGCAGAGCCATGGTTCTCCAGCTTTGAGAGGGAAGTGAGAAAG GGTAAGGAAGAAATGCTGTCCAGCATCCCGTTCGCTCGGCCCCAAGACGCTGGACCTTCTGTCGCCATAGTGACCAAAGTTAACCGCATCCAGGACCAGCTGGTGAAAAAGCACGACACAGAGCTGCACATGCACCTCAACCGATTGGAGATCGCCCCACAGATTTATGGCAT TCGGTGGGTTCGTCTGCTGTTCGGTCGAGAGTTTCCACTTCAGGATCTTCTGGTGGTGTGGGATGCTTTGTTTGCCGATAGCATAACTCTGGATCTGGTGGACTACGTCTTTGTGGCCATGCTGCTCTACATACGAAACGCtt taacTGCTAATAACTTCCAGACCTGCTTGGGGCTTCTGATGCACTACCCTCCAGTAGAAGACATTAACGCGTTGCTGCAAAAGGCACTTTTCCTCAGAGATCCCAAA AACAATCAGCGGCCGGTGAACTACCAGTTCCAGCAGAACCTGGACTACTACAAAACAAGAGGCTCTGATCTGATGAACAAAACCAG atCAAGTTCCAGTGCAAAAGCTCCTCTCAACATCAACAAGGTGTCCAGCAGCCTGCTGAACTTAGGCAGGAAGCTCATCTCTCCAGCCATGTCCACGGGCATCTCCCCCATCAACAGCGAGGTCcactcctcatcctcctcctctgtgtcgCCTGCGTCGGCGCTCCCGCCGGCGCTCCCCCACCCTCTGGCCGAGCCACCCGCCCTGACGCCGACACAGAGCGCGCCCCAGGGTCAGAACTACCGCCTGCTCAAGTCGGAAAGCATGCCGGTGCACCTCAGCAAAG GCCAAAATCCGATGGCGATAAGCTCCTCCCCCAGCATAGAAAGTCTCTCTGGTGGGCGTGGTCAATCTACCGCCTCCCCTCCATTACCTCCGTCCAGAGGGAGTGATGTCAGCACCTCGTCTCCCCCGCTTTCCGCCACCAAGAAGGATTCTTTCTTCAACATCACTCGCTCCCGCTCCCACAGCAAAACCATGGGCAGGAAGGAGACG CAGGACGAGGACTTTGAAGCCCAAATATCGTTTCTTCAAGGCCAAATTAATGATCTCGAAGCCATGAGCAAGTACTGTGCCAAGATGATGAATTCACACATCT GTAAAATCCAGGAGGTCATCCTTCAAGAACACCTGCAGAGAGAGGATGAAGTCCTGGTTTCACTGGCTGGACTCAAGCAG ATCAAAGACATCCTGAAGGGGGCGCTGCGCTTCAACCAGAGCCAGCTGGAGGCTGAGGAGAACGACGAGATCACCATCGCTGACGACCACTATACGTCTACCGCAGCAGCGGCAGAAACTGCTCTGAACACTATCAACTATcacagccagcagcagcagcagggaggCGACGAGGGGGGGAGCCCAAACTCCCTCCTGGATCAGGGCGTAGGCGCGGAGGAGCCAACCCCGCCGGAACAGCAG GTGGCTCAGGAGGGTAAGAACTGGGACGACTACATCCTGGTGTCTCAGGATGGAGATCTGCAGGCGGAAGGCGGAGGGAAGGCTGCATCCGAACGCTCTCCTTCCATCAGGCGAGAGCGCGGTACGGTGCGGATAGAGCCCGAGGGGGCGTCCGGGACTTTTCACGACCCCCTGATGGCGGGCACCACCTCCGGGTCCTCCAGCCCGGACGAGGGCTCCACCCACAGCAAGGACTCCGACTTCAGCATAGTCAACCCCAACGACCTGTGA
- the tbc1d5 gene encoding TBC1 domain family member 5 isoform X4 → MQHLNFETCHPLQTDEQQETGFDPLHAFNKNCSRGSLDSSTSSQSQSTFLSYKKEWNDLFLHSNYLARIRQAGISGRLRSSRFRSVCWKLYLEVLPEDKGQWINKTNELRAQYEKIKEMHITNPRKAAGQQDLVVNNPLSQDEGSLWNKFFQDKELKGMIKQDVFRTFPEIRYFQDDDVRTKLTDILFCYARENEQLLYKQGMHELLAPIVFVLHCDHQTFQHASETASPSEEMKCLLNPMYLEHDAYAMFSHLMETAEPWFSSFEREVRKGKEEMLSSIPFARPQDAGPSVAIVTKVNRIQDQLVKKHDTELHMHLNRLEIAPQIYGIRWVRLLFGREFPLQDLLVVWDALFADSITLDLVDYVFVAMLLYIRNALTANNFQTCLGLLMHYPPVEDINALLQKALFLRDPKNNQRPVNYQFQQNLDYYKTRGSDLMNKTRSSSSAKAPLNINKVSSSLLNLGRKLISPAMSTGISPINSEVHSSSSSSVSPASALPPALPHPLAEPPALTPTQSAPQGQNYRLLKSESMPVHLSKGQNPMAISSSPSIESLSGGRGQSTASPPLPPSRGSDVSTSSPPLSATKKDSFFNITRSRSHSKTMGRKETDEDFEAQISFLQGQINDLEAMSKYCAKMMNSHICKIQEVILQEHLQREDEVLVSLAGLKQIKDILKGALRFNQSQLEAEENDEITIADDHYTSTAAAAETALNTINYHSQQQQQGGDEGGSPNSLLDQGVGAEEPTPPEQQVAQEGKNWDDYILVSQDGDLQAEGGGKAASERSPSIRRERGTVRIEPEGASGTFHDPLMAGTTSGSSSPDEGSTHSKDSDFSIVNPNDL, encoded by the exons ATGCAGCACCTCAATTTTGAGACCTGTCACCCACTCCAGACTGACGAGCAGCAGGAGACGGGCTTTGATCCGCTCCACGCGTTCAACAAGAACTGCAGCA GAGGATCTCTTGACAGCAGCACTTCCTCACAGTCTCAGTCAACTTTCCTCTCTTACAA GAAAGAATGGAATGACTTGTTCCTCCACAGTAATTACCTGGCCAGGATCCGGCAGGCCGGCATCAGTGGCCGACTGAGGAGCAGCCGCTTTCGGAGCGTCTGCTGGAAG TTGTACCTTGAGGTTCTTCCAGAAGATAAGGGGCAGTGGATCAACAAGACCAATGAGCTTCGGGCGCAGTATGAGAAGATCAAAGAGATG CACATCACTAATCCCCGGAAGGCTGCCGGCCAGCAGGATCTGGTGGTCAACAATCCTCTGTCCCAGGATGAGGGG AGTCTGTGGAACAAGTTCTTCCAGGATAAAGAGCTGAAGGGGATGATCAAGCAGGACGTGTTTAGAAC ATTCCCTGAGATCCGATACTTCCAGGACGATGATGTCAGGACCAAACTGACAGATATTCTCTTCTGCTATGCCAGAGAAAACGAGCAGTTACTGTATAAACAG GGCATGCACGAGCTGCTGGCCCCCATAGTATTTGTATTACACTGTGACCATCAAACCTTCCAGCACGCCAGTGAGACCGCCAGCCCCAG TGAGGAGATGAAATGCCTGTTAAACCCAATGTACCTTGAGCATGATGCCTA CGCCATGTTTTCCCACCTGATGGAGACGGCAGAGCCATGGTTCTCCAGCTTTGAGAGGGAAGTGAGAAAG GGTAAGGAAGAAATGCTGTCCAGCATCCCGTTCGCTCGGCCCCAAGACGCTGGACCTTCTGTCGCCATAGTGACCAAAGTTAACCGCATCCAGGACCAGCTGGTGAAAAAGCACGACACAGAGCTGCACATGCACCTCAACCGATTGGAGATCGCCCCACAGATTTATGGCAT TCGGTGGGTTCGTCTGCTGTTCGGTCGAGAGTTTCCACTTCAGGATCTTCTGGTGGTGTGGGATGCTTTGTTTGCCGATAGCATAACTCTGGATCTGGTGGACTACGTCTTTGTGGCCATGCTGCTCTACATACGAAACGCtt taacTGCTAATAACTTCCAGACCTGCTTGGGGCTTCTGATGCACTACCCTCCAGTAGAAGACATTAACGCGTTGCTGCAAAAGGCACTTTTCCTCAGAGATCCCAAA AACAATCAGCGGCCGGTGAACTACCAGTTCCAGCAGAACCTGGACTACTACAAAACAAGAGGCTCTGATCTGATGAACAAAACCAG atCAAGTTCCAGTGCAAAAGCTCCTCTCAACATCAACAAGGTGTCCAGCAGCCTGCTGAACTTAGGCAGGAAGCTCATCTCTCCAGCCATGTCCACGGGCATCTCCCCCATCAACAGCGAGGTCcactcctcatcctcctcctctgtgtcgCCTGCGTCGGCGCTCCCGCCGGCGCTCCCCCACCCTCTGGCCGAGCCACCCGCCCTGACGCCGACACAGAGCGCGCCCCAGGGTCAGAACTACCGCCTGCTCAAGTCGGAAAGCATGCCGGTGCACCTCAGCAAAG GCCAAAATCCGATGGCGATAAGCTCCTCCCCCAGCATAGAAAGTCTCTCTGGTGGGCGTGGTCAATCTACCGCCTCCCCTCCATTACCTCCGTCCAGAGGGAGTGATGTCAGCACCTCGTCTCCCCCGCTTTCCGCCACCAAGAAGGATTCTTTCTTCAACATCACTCGCTCCCGCTCCCACAGCAAAACCATGGGCAGGAAGGAGACG GACGAGGACTTTGAAGCCCAAATATCGTTTCTTCAAGGCCAAATTAATGATCTCGAAGCCATGAGCAAGTACTGTGCCAAGATGATGAATTCACACATCT GTAAAATCCAGGAGGTCATCCTTCAAGAACACCTGCAGAGAGAGGATGAAGTCCTGGTTTCACTGGCTGGACTCAAGCAG ATCAAAGACATCCTGAAGGGGGCGCTGCGCTTCAACCAGAGCCAGCTGGAGGCTGAGGAGAACGACGAGATCACCATCGCTGACGACCACTATACGTCTACCGCAGCAGCGGCAGAAACTGCTCTGAACACTATCAACTATcacagccagcagcagcagcagggaggCGACGAGGGGGGGAGCCCAAACTCCCTCCTGGATCAGGGCGTAGGCGCGGAGGAGCCAACCCCGCCGGAACAGCAG GTGGCTCAGGAGGGTAAGAACTGGGACGACTACATCCTGGTGTCTCAGGATGGAGATCTGCAGGCGGAAGGCGGAGGGAAGGCTGCATCCGAACGCTCTCCTTCCATCAGGCGAGAGCGCGGTACGGTGCGGATAGAGCCCGAGGGGGCGTCCGGGACTTTTCACGACCCCCTGATGGCGGGCACCACCTCCGGGTCCTCCAGCCCGGACGAGGGCTCCACCCACAGCAAGGACTCCGACTTCAGCATAGTCAACCCCAACGACCTGTGA
- the tbc1d5 gene encoding TBC1 domain family member 5 isoform X2: MQHLNFETCHPLQTDEQQETGFDPLHAFNKNCSRGSLDSSTSSQSQSTFLSYKKEWNDLFLHSNYLARIRQAGISGRLRSSRFRSVCWKLYLEVLPEDKGQWINKTNELRAQYEKIKEMHITNPRKAAGQQDLVVNNPLSQDEGSLWNKFFQDKELKGMIKQDVFRTFPEIRYFQDDDVRTKLTDILFCYARENEQLLYKQGMHELLAPIVFVLHCDHQTFQHASETASPSEEMKCLLNPMYLEHDAYAMFSHLMETAEPWFSSFEREVRKGKEEMLSSIPFARPQDAGPSVAIVTKVNRIQDQLVKKHDTELHMHLNRLEIAPQIYGIRWVRLLFGREFPLQDLLVVWDALFADSITLDLVDYVFVAMLLYIRNALTANNFQTCLGLLMHYPPVEDINALLQKALFLRDPKNNQRPVNYQFQQNLDYYKTRGSDLMNKTRSSSSAKAPLNINKVSSSLLNLGRKLISPAMSTGISPINSEVHSSSSSSVSPASALPPALPHPLAEPPALTPTQSAPQGQNYRLLKSESMPVHLSKDGVSGGVSQGSLPAQAYSDTQGQNPMAISSSPSIESLSGGRGQSTASPPLPPSRGSDVSTSSPPLSATKKDSFFNITRSRSHSKTMGRKETDEDFEAQISFLQGQINDLEAMSKYCAKMMNSHICKIQEVILQEHLQREDEVLVSLAGLKQIKDILKGALRFNQSQLEAEENDEITIADDHYTSTAAAAETALNTINYHSQQQQQGGDEGGSPNSLLDQGVGAEEPTPPEQQVAQEGKNWDDYILVSQDGDLQAEGGGKAASERSPSIRRERGTVRIEPEGASGTFHDPLMAGTTSGSSSPDEGSTHSKDSDFSIVNPNDL, translated from the exons ATGCAGCACCTCAATTTTGAGACCTGTCACCCACTCCAGACTGACGAGCAGCAGGAGACGGGCTTTGATCCGCTCCACGCGTTCAACAAGAACTGCAGCA GAGGATCTCTTGACAGCAGCACTTCCTCACAGTCTCAGTCAACTTTCCTCTCTTACAA GAAAGAATGGAATGACTTGTTCCTCCACAGTAATTACCTGGCCAGGATCCGGCAGGCCGGCATCAGTGGCCGACTGAGGAGCAGCCGCTTTCGGAGCGTCTGCTGGAAG TTGTACCTTGAGGTTCTTCCAGAAGATAAGGGGCAGTGGATCAACAAGACCAATGAGCTTCGGGCGCAGTATGAGAAGATCAAAGAGATG CACATCACTAATCCCCGGAAGGCTGCCGGCCAGCAGGATCTGGTGGTCAACAATCCTCTGTCCCAGGATGAGGGG AGTCTGTGGAACAAGTTCTTCCAGGATAAAGAGCTGAAGGGGATGATCAAGCAGGACGTGTTTAGAAC ATTCCCTGAGATCCGATACTTCCAGGACGATGATGTCAGGACCAAACTGACAGATATTCTCTTCTGCTATGCCAGAGAAAACGAGCAGTTACTGTATAAACAG GGCATGCACGAGCTGCTGGCCCCCATAGTATTTGTATTACACTGTGACCATCAAACCTTCCAGCACGCCAGTGAGACCGCCAGCCCCAG TGAGGAGATGAAATGCCTGTTAAACCCAATGTACCTTGAGCATGATGCCTA CGCCATGTTTTCCCACCTGATGGAGACGGCAGAGCCATGGTTCTCCAGCTTTGAGAGGGAAGTGAGAAAG GGTAAGGAAGAAATGCTGTCCAGCATCCCGTTCGCTCGGCCCCAAGACGCTGGACCTTCTGTCGCCATAGTGACCAAAGTTAACCGCATCCAGGACCAGCTGGTGAAAAAGCACGACACAGAGCTGCACATGCACCTCAACCGATTGGAGATCGCCCCACAGATTTATGGCAT TCGGTGGGTTCGTCTGCTGTTCGGTCGAGAGTTTCCACTTCAGGATCTTCTGGTGGTGTGGGATGCTTTGTTTGCCGATAGCATAACTCTGGATCTGGTGGACTACGTCTTTGTGGCCATGCTGCTCTACATACGAAACGCtt taacTGCTAATAACTTCCAGACCTGCTTGGGGCTTCTGATGCACTACCCTCCAGTAGAAGACATTAACGCGTTGCTGCAAAAGGCACTTTTCCTCAGAGATCCCAAA AACAATCAGCGGCCGGTGAACTACCAGTTCCAGCAGAACCTGGACTACTACAAAACAAGAGGCTCTGATCTGATGAACAAAACCAG atCAAGTTCCAGTGCAAAAGCTCCTCTCAACATCAACAAGGTGTCCAGCAGCCTGCTGAACTTAGGCAGGAAGCTCATCTCTCCAGCCATGTCCACGGGCATCTCCCCCATCAACAGCGAGGTCcactcctcatcctcctcctctgtgtcgCCTGCGTCGGCGCTCCCGCCGGCGCTCCCCCACCCTCTGGCCGAGCCACCCGCCCTGACGCCGACACAGAGCGCGCCCCAGGGTCAGAACTACCGCCTGCTCAAGTCGGAAAGCATGCCGGTGCACCTCAGCAAAG ATGGAGTTTCAGGTGGAGTGTCTCAGGGCTCTCTCCCCGCACAAGCTTACTCTGACACGCAAG GCCAAAATCCGATGGCGATAAGCTCCTCCCCCAGCATAGAAAGTCTCTCTGGTGGGCGTGGTCAATCTACCGCCTCCCCTCCATTACCTCCGTCCAGAGGGAGTGATGTCAGCACCTCGTCTCCCCCGCTTTCCGCCACCAAGAAGGATTCTTTCTTCAACATCACTCGCTCCCGCTCCCACAGCAAAACCATGGGCAGGAAGGAGACG GACGAGGACTTTGAAGCCCAAATATCGTTTCTTCAAGGCCAAATTAATGATCTCGAAGCCATGAGCAAGTACTGTGCCAAGATGATGAATTCACACATCT GTAAAATCCAGGAGGTCATCCTTCAAGAACACCTGCAGAGAGAGGATGAAGTCCTGGTTTCACTGGCTGGACTCAAGCAG ATCAAAGACATCCTGAAGGGGGCGCTGCGCTTCAACCAGAGCCAGCTGGAGGCTGAGGAGAACGACGAGATCACCATCGCTGACGACCACTATACGTCTACCGCAGCAGCGGCAGAAACTGCTCTGAACACTATCAACTATcacagccagcagcagcagcagggaggCGACGAGGGGGGGAGCCCAAACTCCCTCCTGGATCAGGGCGTAGGCGCGGAGGAGCCAACCCCGCCGGAACAGCAG GTGGCTCAGGAGGGTAAGAACTGGGACGACTACATCCTGGTGTCTCAGGATGGAGATCTGCAGGCGGAAGGCGGAGGGAAGGCTGCATCCGAACGCTCTCCTTCCATCAGGCGAGAGCGCGGTACGGTGCGGATAGAGCCCGAGGGGGCGTCCGGGACTTTTCACGACCCCCTGATGGCGGGCACCACCTCCGGGTCCTCCAGCCCGGACGAGGGCTCCACCCACAGCAAGGACTCCGACTTCAGCATAGTCAACCCCAACGACCTGTGA